The DNA sequence ACTCCTCTATCATTACGAGGGCGAGAATAATCTTGACGGGGAGAGGAAGATTCATCATCCCAATGGTCAGGGGTTTCTTGCCAATCTTCATAATTGGAACGACTAGGACGAGTTCTGGTAGTATTACGACTGCGGGGAGTAGGAGGTTCTTGATTATAACCGCTAGAGGGACGACGAGGACGACGAGGGCGAGGGTTTTCTTCTTCATACCCGGTTGTAGGGCGAGGGTTTCTTACTGCTGTACCTTGCAAACGACGGCGAGGAATTTCCTCCTCCTCATAATAATCATCATAAGCATCTGTTTGATCCAACTCTGCACGATAAACACGACGATTAACCGGGCGATCATCTTCTACATAGGAGTTAGCTCTTGAACCTCTAACTTTCTCGGAAGTAGCTCCTCTTAAACGAATACTCTCAACGGCAAAAAAGATAGCAGAGCCAGAAAGTAACAGTTGACTAAATTGCAAAATGGGATCTAAGCGCCACCCTTGAAAGAATAAGATAAAACCGCAAAGTAAGCCAACTGCGGCAAAAAAGATGTCATGATCCCTAGAGACTTCAGGTCTAACAGAACGCATTAAATACAATCCAGCCCCTGCTAAAGCCAAAACGATACCCAATACACTGGCGGAGTTGAAACCAAAATTAACCATTGTTCAAACTAAAACTGCTATGTTTTCTTTTATCTTAACCAGATTATCTGATTCTGCACTGTCTATCTTTAATACCATGTCATAACCAGACATTAATTTTTAATCTTTCTCAAAAACTGTCAGGGGGTTTTACCTTATGAGCAATTTATGGTTATGCCCCCTGAAAAGAAATTGATAACAGAAGTATCAAACTATATTATTAACGGATTTTGTCAGCTTGGCTAACGACAATTAAACCAATAGTAACAGGAATAACTACGATCGCAGCACCCCAAACCAAACTCCAAAGAAAATTAGCTAAAGAAGCAGTCATAAATTTTTATACCTATTTATTTACTAAAAATGATCAATCTCAATTTTACAATAAATCCAGAGTTAAATTAGGGTAAACTATCCAAGGCAACTTTTCAAGGAAAAAATTAAAAAGTCTTATGGTTAAATTGTTACCTGATAACTTACAAAAATTAAAAGAGCAAGTGGCAATTGTTACGGGAGCTTCCAGAGGCATTGGAAAAGCAACCGCCATCGCCCTAGCGGAAGAAGGAGCGAAAGTGGTGATTAATTATGCTAACAGTAGTCAATCTGCAGAAGAATTAGTTAAAGATATTATCGATGCTGGAGGAGATGCGATCGCAGTTCAAGCCGATGTTTCTCAACTGGAGCAAGTAGAAGCCATGATCAAAACTACTACTGATAAATGGGGACGTATAGATATATTAGTCAATAATGCAGGAATTACTCGTGATACATTAATGTTGCGAATGAAATTAGAAGACTGGCAAAAAGTAATTGATTTAAACCTTACAGGGGTCTTTTTATGTTGTAAAGCTGTTAGCAAAATCATGCTCAAACAAAGAAGTGGAAGAATTATCAATATATCTTCAGTAGCAGGACAAATGGGTAATCCTGGACAAGCTAACTATAGTGCCGCAAAAGCAGGAGTTATCGGTTTTACCAAAACCCTCGCCAAAGAATTTGCCAGTCGGGGAGTTACCGTTAATGCCGTAGCCCCCGGATTCATTGAAACGGATATGACAAGTGGATTAGAAGCCGAAGAAATTTTAAAAGCCATTCCTCTTAATCGTTACGGTAAACCAGAAGAAATCGCAGGAATGATTCGCTTTTTAGCCGCCGACACTGCTTCTTCTTACATTACAGGGCAAGTATTTAATGTTGATGGTGGTATGGTTATGTAATAAATAGTTTAGTCTTAAGATAGGAAATTTCTGGGTTAGGGGTTCGGTGTTCGGAGTTATTAATTATCAATTATTTACCTTTGCCTCTTGCCCCTTTCACTTTGTCCTTACTTACACTGCTTAAGTTTAAATTTAACTATTTTTATTGCCATTTACATTCCATGAAAGAAAAAGACTATCCGCAATTCCTATCGCAATTAATTCACTCTTATAAAGATAATGTTGATTTTTTGTCCATTCGCCTAGAGTCATCTCAGGGAAGTAACATCAAAATGCGTAACGGGCAAATTGAAAATATTAGCGAAGGCACTTCAATTGGAGGACAAATTAGAGCTTGTCATAAAGGGGGATGGGGTTTTGCTACTTTTAATGATTTAACTCAGATAGCGGATTGTATCAGTGATGCCATTTCTGCCGCTCAATTGATTGGTGATGACGAAACACTCCTCGCAGAGGTTGAACCCATCCAAATAAGCTGTCAAATGCCCTTAAAAGGAACAAATCCACGCCTGATCCACCTCTCAGAAAAACGGGATTTAGTGGCAAGATGCGATCGCATCTTAAATAGTTATCATGAAGATATTACCAGCACCAGTGTTAGATATAGTGACAGTCAACAAAAAGTAGTTTTAGCCACCTCCGAAGGCACGTTAATTGAGCAAACATGGATAGACAGTGAAATGCGTTTTAGTGCCACTGCAAAACGAGGGGAGTTGGTACAAACAGGGAGAGAAACCACAGGCACAAGGAGAGGCTTTGAAGACTTACTCAACCTTGATAAACAGATAGAAAGTGCCGCAAAAAGGGCAGTTAATGCTTTAGACTTGCCTACCGTCAAAGGAGGAACTTATACTGTAGTTATTGACCCTATCTTAGCAGGATTGTTTGTTCATGAAGCCTTTGGACATTTATCCGAAGCAGATATGGCTTATGAAAACCCCGACTTACTGGAAGTGATGACAATGGGGCGTAAATTCGGCGGTGAATTTTTACAAATTTTTGACGGGGCGCAACCAGAAGGACACCGAGGCAGTTATTATTATGATGATGAAGGTGTAAGCGCTACTACAACTCAATTAATCAAAGATGGGGTATTAGTGGGGCGTTTACATTCCAGAGAAACGGCGGGTAAACTAGGGGAAAAACCCACTGGTAATGCCCGTTGTTTAAACTATCATTATCCTCCCATCGTGAGAATGACTAATACTTGGATAGGTAGAGGTAACACCCCCGTTAAAGACTTATTCAGCAATATAAAAGAAGGGGTTTATGCAGGAAACTGGTTAGGAGGTATGACAAATGGGGAGATGTTTACCTTCACCGCAGGGGAAGCATGGATGATCCGAGATGGTGTAATAGCTGAACCTGTGAAAAACGTTACTTTATCGGGAAATGTCTTTAAAACCCTTGCCAATATAGAAGCAATTGGGGATGATTTTTATTGGGATGAATCGGGAGGATGTGGTAAAGGAGGGCAAAACGGTTTAGCGGTTGGTTGTGGTAGCCCTAGTTTACGCATCAAAGACGTAGTAATTGGTGGTGAAAATTGACAATTTGCCATTGAGAGTTAACAATAGTTAGGTGTCAAGAGTAGGGAGTAAGGGAGAGAGGGAATATTAAACATCTCTTGAAAATATTAATATAACCTCTTTCGTAGTGAGGGCTTTAGCCCTTATTTTAATAACCATTGGATAAGTCAATTCTCTATATTATAACTCCGAACTCCGAACCCCGAACTCCGAACTCAAATCATTCTTAATTCTTAATTCTTAATTCATTATGTCCACTCGTGTAATAATAGCTCGTCATGGTCAAAGTAGTTATAACGCTCAAAAAATGATACAAGGGCGTTGTGATGAATCGGTGATTACGGAAAAAGGAGAAAAACAAGCTCAATTATTAGGGGAAGCCCTCAAGGATGTTAAATTAGGGGCATTTTATAGCAGTCCATTACAACGAGCTTATAAAACCGCTCAAATTGTTCAATCTCTCAATCAGTATAAACCTTCTATCACTGTGATGGAGAAATTGAGAGAAATCAACTTGCCTGAGTGGGAAAAATGGAAAAAAGAAGATGTCAAAAGAGAATTTCCTGAAGCCTATCGCACTTGGAAGGAAAAACCTGATGAGTTAAAAATGACTTTTGAGGGTAAAGAGTTTTATCCCGTATTAGACTTGTATCAACAAGCACAAGAGTTTTGGCAAGAGATTATTCCTAACCACGATGGCGAAACCATTTTAATTACTGCCCATAATGGTATTAACCGTTGCTTAATTCTCACCGCTTTGGGAATGTCTCCAGCTTATTATCACTGTTTGCAACAGTCTAATTGTTGTGTAAATGTTTTGAATTTCACGGGGAATTTTGGAGATTCTGTGCAGTTAGAATCTCTTAATCAAATTGGACATTTAGGTACACCATTACCAGATTTTCGCCCTGAGCAAAAACAGGGGTTAAGATTATTATTGGTACGTCATGGGGAAACAGAATGGAATAGAATGTCACGTTTTCAGGGTGTTAAAGATATTCCTCTCAATGATAATGGCAGACAACAAGCGGAAAAAGCGGCTGAGTTTCTCAAAGATGTGCAGATTGATTTTGCAGTAACTAGCCCATTATCGCGTCCGAAGGAAACCGCAGAGATTATTCTTAAACATCATCCTCATGTCAATTTAACCACTAAAAAAGATTTAGAGGAAATTTCTCATGGTTTATGGGAAGGTAAATTAGAAACGGAAATTGAGGCAGAATTTCCCGGTTTATTGGCACAATGGAAAGCAAAACCTGAAACTGTACAAATGCCTGAAGGCGAAAATTTACAACAAGTGTGGGAGAGAGCGATCTCATCTTGGCAAGAAATCGTCCAAGAGAATATCGAAGAAGGCAAAATGAAAACGGGTTTAGTTGCCGCTCATGATGCTATAAATAAGGTAATTATCTGTTATTTATTAGGGTTAGAATCTGCTAACTTTTGGAATATTAAACAAGGAAATGGTGCAGTAACAGTTGTTGATTATCCTCACGGTTTAAATGGAAAACCGATTTTACAGGCAGTTAATTTAACGAATCATCTCAGTGGTGGTTTGTTTGATAAAACTGCGGCTGGTGCTTTATAAAATCCTTATTCTATGCAAAATTATAAGCTGGGAAAGAGGTGTAAGGGTGTTCGGGAGAAATAGGTTATTGGGTAGGGGATTGCGGAGAAATGAGTTAGGAGTTAGGGCTTAGGTGTTAAGAGTTAGAAATTATTAATTATCAACTATTTACCTTTGCCCTTTGCCCTTCGTCTCTTGCCTCTTGCCCTTTTCTCTCTACTCATAATTAAAGGGGTATTGTCAAGAGTTGCCATAGAAAGTTAAAATAGATATTTTGATATTCTATGAAAAAACTTATCATTAAATAGTAGTCTAAGTAAAACAATAAAGGATAGTGGCTAATTCAAAATCTGCTCTCAAGAGAATCCAAATTAACGAACGTAACCGCCTTCGTAACAAGGCTTACAAATCTGCGGTTAAAACCCTCATGAAAAAATATTTTCAAGCGGTAGAAGCCTATACAACTTCTCCTAGTGATGAGTTAAAACAGGCTGTACAAACTTGTCAATCTGCGGCATATAGCAAAATTGACAAAGCAGTTAAAAGAGGTATTTATCACAAAAATAACGGTGCAAGAAAAAAAGCTAGATTAGCTAGAGCATTTTCTAAAGCAAACCAAGCACAAGCCTCTTAGGTATTGGGGTATTAATTTTTACCGCTTAAACACTCAATACGATAGCTAACAATAGTTAGCTAATTTTTTTCTCAAATCAAAGGGGAATCTAACCCTTAAAAAATTAGGAGTTATCAGAAATTTATCAGTATGAAAATGGAAATTAAGGATTTAAGGAATAATCGCAAAAGCTAATTTCTAATTCTTAGTTCCTAATTCCTAATTAAAATCCTGTACCATTAGGCAAAAAACACTAATGCAACTGATTGATACTCATGTACATATAAACTTTGATGTCTTTCAGGAAGATTTGGATTTAGTTTCCAGTCGTTGGCAATCGGTTGGGGTAAATAAACTTATCCATTCCTGTGTTGAACCTCAAGAGTTCGATCGCATCAAGGAATTATCCGAAAAGTTTCCTGAGTTGTACTGTAGTGTGGGTTTACACCCCCTTTCTGCCAATAAGTGGGAAGGAGAAACTACCTACCAACAATTACTAGAGTTTGCCCAATCCAGCCCCAAAGTGGTGGCAATCGGAGAAATGGGCTTAGATTTTTACAAAGATAATCAACCAGAGTTACAAAAAGAAGTTTTCTGGAAACAGTTAGAAATTGCCTATCAATTAAATAAACCCGTCATTATTCACTGTAGAGATGCGGCTACCGCCCTACGGGATATTTTAGTAAGATTTAATCAAGAACACGGTAAAATAACAGGAGTGATGCACTGTTGGGCAGGAAATCCAGAGGAAACTCAGTGGTTTCTTGATTTAGGAATGTATGTTAGCTTTAGTGGAGTTGTGACTTTTAAAAATGCCAAAACCGTCCATCAAAGTGCGTCTATTGTTCCTGATGATCGTCTTTTAATCGAAACCGATTGTCCTTTTTTAGCTCCTACTCCCCATCGTGGTAAACGCAATGAGCCTTCATATGTGATTCATGTAGCGGAGAAATTAGCACAAATTAGGGGACAATCAGTAGATGCGATCGCATCCCAAACAACCAAGAACGCCTGTAAATTATTTAACCTCTAAATTTAAAATAAAGCAAGGGTAAAGAAAATAAATAACCAAAACCCTGACCCCAGAATCTAAATAGATCAATTCAATATCATTGACAACTAACCTATGAAAACCCAAGAACTGTTACCAGATTTAATCGAAATTCAACGCTCTAGTTACAAATGGTTTTTAGAGCATGGCTTAATCGAAGAACTCAACAGTTTTACGCCTATTACTGATTATGCAGGAAAACTAGAATTACACTTTATTGGGGAGAAATATCGCCTCAAAGAACCAAAATACCACATCGAAGAAGCAAAAAAAAGAGATGCAACTTACTCAGTACAGGTATATGTACCTACATTGTTGCTAAACAAAGAAACAGGAGAAAGAAAAGAACAAGAAGTATTTATCGGTGATCTACCATTGATGACTGATAGAGGTACGTTTTTGATCAATGGTGCAGAAAGGGTAATTGTCAATCAGATAGTGCGATCGCCGGGGGTCTATTTTAAATCAGAGGTGGACAAAAACGGAAAAAGAACTTACTCCGCCTCCGTCATTCCTAACCGTGGTGCATGGCTAAAATTTGAAACTGATAAACATGGTGTAGTGTGGGTCAGAATCGATAAAACCCGCAAAATCTCAGCCCAAGTATTATTGAAAGCTATGGGCTTAACAGATAGAGAAATTATGGATCGTTTACGCCATGCGGAATTTTACCATAAAACTTTGGAGAAAGAGGGCAATCCTAGTACAGATGATGCTCTCATGGAACTTTACCGCAAATTACGCCCCGGTGAACCTCCAACCGTAAGCGGTGGACAAGCCTTATTAGAAAGTCGCTTCTTTGATCCTAAACGTTATGATTTAGGGAAAGTTGGACGCTACAAAATGAACAAAAAACTGCGTTTGACTGTTCCTTATAACGTAAGGGTATTAACCATTGAAGATATTTTATCTGTTGTTGACTATCTCATTAATCTTGAATTTGATATTGGGCAAGTAGATGATATTGATCACCTCGGCAATAGACGAGTCAGAAGTGTGGGAGAATTATTACAAAACCAAGTCAGAGTCGGTTTATCCCGCCTAGAAAGAATTATCAGGGAAAGAATGACCGTTGGTGATCCTAATACCTTAACTCCTGCGGCTTTGGTTAACCCTAAACCTTTAGTAGCGGCCATTAAAGAATTTTTTGGCTCGTCTCAGTTATCTCAATTCATGGATCAAACCAATCCTTTAGCTGAATTAACCCATAAACGTCGTATTTCCGCTTTAGGACCTGGGGGCTTAAGCCGAGATAGAGCAGGTTTTGCCGTGCGAGACATTCACCCTAGCCACTACGGACGTATTTGCCCTGTGGAAACTCCCGAAGGACCTAACGCAGGTTTAATCGGTTCTTTAGCTACCTATGCCAGAATCAATGAGTACGGATTCATTACTACTCCTTACTATAAAGTTGAGAATGGAAAAGTCCGTTGGGATTTAACCCCTGAGTACCTAACTGCTGATGAAGAGGACGATAAAAGGGTTGCTCCGGGTGACATTTCTACCGACGAGGAAGGGAATATTTTAGGGGAATCTGTACCCATTCGTTACCGTCAAGAATTTTCTACCACAACTCCGAATCAGGTGGATTATGTAGCAGTGTCTCCTGTACAGATTGTTTCTGTAGCTACCTCTATGATTCCTTTTCTGGAGCATGATGACGCTAACCGCGCCCTGATGGGTTCTAATATGCAACGTCAAGCTGTTCCTTTATTACGGGCGGAACGTCCTTTAGTGGGTACAGGTTTAGAAGCCCAAGCGGCAAGAGATTCTGGGATGGTAATTGTTTCCCGTCATTATGGCAAAATTACTTATGTAGATGCAAAAACTATTAGGCTCAAAACCAAGGAAGGAGAGGAGTTAGTTTACAATCTTCAAAAGTATGAACGTTCTAACCAAGATACCTGTTTAAATCAAAAGCCTTTGGTTGATGAAGGAGAAGAGGTAGTACCCGGACAGGTATTAGCCGATGGTTCTGCTACCGAAGGGGGAGAGTTAGCATTAGGTAACAATATCACCGTTGCTTATATGCCTTGGGAAGGTTATAACTACGAGGATGCGATCTTAATTAGTGAAAGACTGGTTCAAGAGGATATTTACACCACTATTCACGTGGAAAAACACGAAATTGAAGCCCGTCAAACGAAATTAGGTCCGGAAGAAATTACCCGTGAAATTCCTAATGTGGGAGAAGATGCCTTACTCAACCTCGATGAACAAGGGATTATCCGTGTGGGTGCTTGGGTAGAATCAGGAGATATTTTAGTGGGTAAAGTAACCCCTAAAGGTGAATCGGATCAACCACCAGAAGAAAAACTGTTACGAGCAATTTTCGGGGAAAAAGCCAGAGATGTTCGTGATAACTCCTTACGTTTACCCAACGGTGAAAAAGGAAGGGTTGTCTATGTACGAGTGTTTACCCGTGAACAAGGTGACGAGTTACCCCCTGGTGCAAATATGGTAGTCCGTGTATATGTGGCTCAAAAACGCAAAATCCAAGTGGGGGATAAAATGGCAGGTCGTCATGGTAATAAAGGGATTATTTCTCGCATCCTCCCCCGTGAAGATATGCCCTATATGCCCGATGGAAGCCCCGTGGACATCGTTCTAAATCCTTTGGGTGTTCCTTCCCGTATGAACGTGGGACAGGTGTTTGAGTGTCTTCTAGGGTGGGCAGGTGAACATTTAGGCTATCGCTTCAAGATGACTCCTTTTGATGAAATGTATGGAGAGGAAGCGTCTCGAAATACTGTCAATGGCTTGTTAAAAGATGCCTCGAAGAAACCAAGTAAAGATTGGATTTTTGATGAGAATAACCCTGGTAAAATTCAACTTTATGATGGCCGCAGTGGTGAACCATTTGATCGCCCCGTGACAGTGGGTAAAGCCTATATGCTCAAATTAGTTCACTTGGTGGATGATAAGATTCACGCTCGTTCTACTGGTCCTTACTCATTGGTGACACAACAACCTCTCGGTGGTAAAGCTCAACAGGGTGGACAAAGATTCGGAGAGATGGAGGTATGGGCATTAGAGGCTTATGGTGCGGCTTATACTTTACAGGAATTATTGACAGTCAAATCCGACGATATGCAAGGACGAAATGAAGCCTTAAATGCGATCGTTAAAGGACAACCAATTCCTCATCCCGGTACACCTGAATCCTTTAAGGTACTCTTACGAGAATTACAATCTCTAGGTTTAGATGTTTCTGTCCATAAAGTGGTAGAAGGTAGCGAACACGTAGAAGTTGACTTGATGGATGCTTCTAGTCGAGCACCTAAGCGTCCTACCTATAAAGAAGATTACAGTTTATCTAGTTTAGGTCAAGATGACGACGAGGAGTTGTAAGTTGACTTGAGTTCGGAGTTCGGGGTTTTTAAAAGTAGGTAGGGGTTAAATATATTCAACCCGTAGGTCGTAGGGAGTAGGGAAAGTTAAATAAAACCTGATACCTGACACCTACTTATTGTTCATTGTTAACTGTTCATTGCTAATTGAAATATGGCTAACGAGACTAAAAATAAGACTTTCTATAATAAGGTAATCGATAAAGGGGGCTTAAAAAAGCTCATCGCTAAAACTTTTACCGAACAAGGTTCTGCCCGTTGTGCTTCTGTTTGTGACCAGTTAAAAACTTTGGGTTTCCGTTATGCTACTCAGGCGGCGGTTTCTATTAGTGTGGAAGATTTGAAAATTCCTCCTATTAAAAAAGAAATGTTGGCAGAAGCTGAGTCCACCATTAAAAATACTCTCAGTCGTTATGCTAATGGTGAAATTACTGAGGTTGAACGTTTCCAGAAGGTAATCGATACTTGGAATGATACTTCTGAATCTTTGAAAGATGAGGTGGTTAAAAATTTCCGTGAAACTGATCCTCTTAACTCTGTTTATATGATGGCGTTTTCTGGTGCAAGGGGAAATATCTCTCAGGTGCGTCAGTTAGTTGGTATGCGTGGCTTGATGGCTGATCCTCAAGGGGAAATTATTGACTTACCCATTAAAACTAATTTCCGTGAAGGTTTAACCGTTACTGAGTATATTATTTCTTCTTACGGTGCGCGTAAAGGTTTAGTAGATACGGCTTTGCGTACCGCCGACTCTGGTTATTTAACCCGTCGTTTAGTGGACGTTTCTCAGGATGTAATTATTCGGGAAAATGATTGTGGTACTCATCGAGGTATTGAAGTTACCCCCATGAAAGACGGCGATCGCATCTTGATTCCTTTATCTGATCGTCTATTCGGAAGAGTGTTAGCAGAAGATGTTATTGATCCTGCCACAGGGGAAGTTATTGCTACACGTAATCAAGCCATTGATGATGATTTAGCAAAAGCTATCGGTAAAGCGGTTGATAAAGTAAAAGTAAGATCTCCTTTAACCTGTGAAACTGCTCGTTCTGTATGTCAAAAATGCTATGGATGGTCATTGGCTCACGGTGACTGGGTAAATATGGGAGAAGCGATCGGAATTATTGCCGCTCAATCCATTGGTGAACCCGGTACTCAGTTAACTATGCGTACTTTCCACACAGGAGGGGTATTTACTGGGGAAGTTGCTCGTCGTATTACCACTCCAACCTCTGGCACGGTCAAATTCAGTAAGAAATTAAAAGTCCGTGAAACTCGTACCCGTCATGGAGATCAAAAATTAGTTGTTGAGGTAACTGGGGATATTGTTGTTGGTGCTGAAAAAATTTCTGTACCCAAAGATAGTTTATTAGCAGTCAGAGAAGGGGATGTAGTTCAAGAGAATGATCTCATTGCTGAAGTAATGCCCCAAAAAACCAGATCCACCGAGAAAGTAACTAAAGACGTTGCTACAGACTTATCTGGAGAAGTGCATTTTGCTGATATTGCCCCTGAAAGTAAAACCGATAAACAGGGTAATACTACCACTACCGCCTCTCGTAACGGTTTAATTTGGGTGTTATCGGGACAGGTTTACAATTTACCCCCCGGTGCTGAACCTGCGGTGAAAAATGGCGACAAAGTTAAGCCCGGTTCTGTATTAGCGGAAACTAAGTTAAAAACTAAAAGTGGTGGTGTTTGCCGTTTTGAAGAAGGTAGCCGAGAAATCGAAATTATTACTGCTTCCGTTTCTTTGGATCAGGCAGATATTTATCTCGAACATCATGGTAGTCAACAACAATACGTTATCCATACCCAAAAAGGCGATCGCTTTGCTTTAAAGGTAGTTCAGGGTACAAAAGTACAAAATAATCAAGTTGTTGCCGAATTAATTGATGATACCTATACCACCAATACTGGGGGGTTAATTCGCTATGCAGGGTTAGAAACAGGGCGAGGTAACAAAAAACAAGGTTATGAGGTAATCAAAGAGGGAACTATTGTCTGGATTCCTGAAGAAAGTCACGAAATTAATAAAGACATCTCCTTGTTATTAGTAGAAGATGGTCAATATGTAGAAGCAGGAACAGAAATAGTTAAAGATATTTTCTGTCAGTCTAGTGGGGTGGTTGAGGTTGTTCAGAAAAATGATATTTTAAGAGAAATTATCGTTAAGCCTGGGCAACTATACCTTGACTTAGATCCTGACTATTTAGCTAATATCGACGAAGATAATATTATTCCCCCGGGTACTCAAATTGCTCCTAATAATATTACTGAGGAAGAATACTTTGCCCAATTTGTTGATACCAATGAAGGGGTTGGTTTATTATTACGTCCTATCAGACAATTTGAAGTAATTAACACTACTCAGTCTCCTTCCCAAGAATCATTGAATACTCAGGGTTCAGCTATTAACTTAAAACCCGTAATGCGTACTTTCTTTAAAGATGGAGAAAGAGTTAAAAGTGTTGAAGGAGTACAGTTAGTTACCACTCAATTGGTACTAGAAACCCATGAGGGCATGAGTGCGGATATTGAGTTAGTCCCTCACGAAGCAGAAGAAGGTTGTTTCCGCTTACAAATTGTGGTATTAGAATCTGTCCTTTTACGTCGTGAATTGGAAACAGAACCTAATATTATTACTCGTGTTTTAGTGGAAGATGGACAAGAAATTGCTCCGGGAGATGTAGTTGGTACAACTCAAATTCTCTGTCAAGAGGAGGGTATTATTCAAGGGGTAAGAGAAGGAGTTGAAGCCATTCGCCGTGTGTTAGTGGTCAGAAAATCTGACATGATTGATATACAAACTGAGTCTAAGCCTACTTGTAAGGCAGGGGATTTTATCACTCAAGGGGATCTATTAGCAGAAAATGTAACTGCTCCTGAATCAGCAAAAGTTTTGAAAGTGGAAGATAATCGAGTAGTCTTACGTTATGCTCGTCCTTATCGTGTGTCTGCTGGTGCGATTTTACATATTGAGCAAGGAGATTTAGTTCAACGGGGTGATAATTTAGTATTACTCGTATTTGAACGGGCAAAAACAGGGGACATCGTTCAAGGTTTACCAAGAATTGAAGAATTGCTCGAAGCCCGTAAACCCAAAGAACCTGCCTTGTTGGCACGTCGCCCCGGCTTCTGTCAAGTGGAATATCGTGATGATGAAGCGATCGATGTTAAGGTAATTGAGGATGATGGTACTATTACTGAGTATCCTTTGAGTCCTAACCAAAACATTATCGTGAACGACAATCAAAGAGTGGAAACAGGCGATCCTTTAACCGATGGTTTAGCAAGTCCTCATGAATTGCTGGAAATCTTCTATGCCTACTATCAAGAGCAAGAGGATAATCAGGGAATGTTTGAGTGTGCTTTGGCGGCATTAGAAAAGGCTCAACTATTTTTGGTTAATCAGGTTCAAGGGGTATATCAATCTCAAGGTATCGACATTTCTGATAAACATATTGAGGTGATTGTGCGTCAGATGACTTCTAAAGTAAGAGTTGATGATG is a window from the Cyanobacterium sp. Dongsha4 genome containing:
- a CDS encoding Ycf66 family protein gives rise to the protein MVNFGFNSASVLGIVLALAGAGLYLMRSVRPEVSRDHDIFFAAVGLLCGFILFFQGWRLDPILQFSQLLLSGSAIFFAVESIRLRGATSEKVRGSRANSYVEDDRPVNRRVYRAELDQTDAYDDYYEEEEIPRRRLQGTAVRNPRPTTGYEEENPRPRRPRRPSSGYNQEPPTPRSRNTTRTRPSRSNYEDWQETPDHWDDESSSPRQDYSRPRNDRGVSPSTVARPKKRRPKSADDIVSSVGTEYVDYQPIEPEQSDYDDSPKGDRPSNPDNFDY
- the psbX gene encoding photosystem II reaction center X protein — translated: MTASLANFLWSLVWGAAIVVIPVTIGLIVVSQADKIR
- the rpsT gene encoding 30S ribosomal protein S20; protein product: MANSKSALKRIQINERNRLRNKAYKSAVKTLMKKYFQAVEAYTTSPSDELKQAVQTCQSAAYSKIDKAVKRGIYHKNNGARKKARLARAFSKANQAQAS
- a CDS encoding TldD/PmbA family protein, whose product is MKEKDYPQFLSQLIHSYKDNVDFLSIRLESSQGSNIKMRNGQIENISEGTSIGGQIRACHKGGWGFATFNDLTQIADCISDAISAAQLIGDDETLLAEVEPIQISCQMPLKGTNPRLIHLSEKRDLVARCDRILNSYHEDITSTSVRYSDSQQKVVLATSEGTLIEQTWIDSEMRFSATAKRGELVQTGRETTGTRRGFEDLLNLDKQIESAAKRAVNALDLPTVKGGTYTVVIDPILAGLFVHEAFGHLSEADMAYENPDLLEVMTMGRKFGGEFLQIFDGAQPEGHRGSYYYDDEGVSATTTQLIKDGVLVGRLHSRETAGKLGEKPTGNARCLNYHYPPIVRMTNTWIGRGNTPVKDLFSNIKEGVYAGNWLGGMTNGEMFTFTAGEAWMIRDGVIAEPVKNVTLSGNVFKTLANIEAIGDDFYWDESGGCGKGGQNGLAVGCGSPSLRIKDVVIGGEN
- a CDS encoding histidine phosphatase family protein — encoded protein: MSTRVIIARHGQSSYNAQKMIQGRCDESVITEKGEKQAQLLGEALKDVKLGAFYSSPLQRAYKTAQIVQSLNQYKPSITVMEKLREINLPEWEKWKKEDVKREFPEAYRTWKEKPDELKMTFEGKEFYPVLDLYQQAQEFWQEIIPNHDGETILITAHNGINRCLILTALGMSPAYYHCLQQSNCCVNVLNFTGNFGDSVQLESLNQIGHLGTPLPDFRPEQKQGLRLLLVRHGETEWNRMSRFQGVKDIPLNDNGRQQAEKAAEFLKDVQIDFAVTSPLSRPKETAEIILKHHPHVNLTTKKDLEEISHGLWEGKLETEIEAEFPGLLAQWKAKPETVQMPEGENLQQVWERAISSWQEIVQENIEEGKMKTGLVAAHDAINKVIICYLLGLESANFWNIKQGNGAVTVVDYPHGLNGKPILQAVNLTNHLSGGLFDKTAAGAL
- the fabG gene encoding 3-oxoacyl-[acyl-carrier-protein] reductase, yielding MVKLLPDNLQKLKEQVAIVTGASRGIGKATAIALAEEGAKVVINYANSSQSAEELVKDIIDAGGDAIAVQADVSQLEQVEAMIKTTTDKWGRIDILVNNAGITRDTLMLRMKLEDWQKVIDLNLTGVFLCCKAVSKIMLKQRSGRIINISSVAGQMGNPGQANYSAAKAGVIGFTKTLAKEFASRGVTVNAVAPGFIETDMTSGLEAEEILKAIPLNRYGKPEEIAGMIRFLAADTASSYITGQVFNVDGGMVM
- a CDS encoding TatD family hydrolase — translated: MQLIDTHVHINFDVFQEDLDLVSSRWQSVGVNKLIHSCVEPQEFDRIKELSEKFPELYCSVGLHPLSANKWEGETTYQQLLEFAQSSPKVVAIGEMGLDFYKDNQPELQKEVFWKQLEIAYQLNKPVIIHCRDAATALRDILVRFNQEHGKITGVMHCWAGNPEETQWFLDLGMYVSFSGVVTFKNAKTVHQSASIVPDDRLLIETDCPFLAPTPHRGKRNEPSYVIHVAEKLAQIRGQSVDAIASQTTKNACKLFNL